From the Juglans microcarpa x Juglans regia isolate MS1-56 chromosome 7D, Jm3101_v1.0, whole genome shotgun sequence genome, the window ATTTTCTGAGATTTCCAAATCTTTTGATCATTCTGTAAAATCCAAGCTGAAAGATTAGGGAtgaatcttttatatatatatatatataggtggagAGTACTGCTCACTTGATCCAGAGccaagaatattatatattgttccAGTCATTTTCTAACAATGGATCAAGACCCTTGAATGATCCATTTTGCAGAAACTTGCATTTTCATGGGTTGAGCTTTGTGGTTATGATGAACCACTTTTGTTCAATGATTCCAACGCACGAACTATCTTAAACTTTTTGTGGAAATGAAAATCATAGAAAAGGATAGTTAAACTAAGGGTTCATATATTGTGTGTACAAGCTAAAAGGCGTAATGATTTCTATGCGTAAGAGAGTAGTGAATAAAGGTTTGACTAATCGAGAATGACTAAATATCGACCTAGGGAAGCTTCGGAGAGGAGGAGAGTGAGATGGAGGAGAATGAAGGGGGGAGATGGAACTGCTATCCGATCAACCTGGGGAAGCTTCGGTGAGGAGGATAGTGAGATGGAGGAGAATGGAGGGAGGAGAATGAACTGCAATCCGAATGCGCGTAGGAGTTGTGCGaaacaaaccatctcatttttCACCGTTCGTGCGCAATCCCTGCCCCAACTTTACTGCATGCCTCATTTTCTATGGTTTAAACCATGCATGCAAGTTTATGTAATCTAATAATTAACTCCTTAATTTGACTCTCCTTTCCATTTTTCCCCGCGGCCTCTTTAattctctccctcactctctctctctctctctcaaaatgttttttttttaaatatctcataataaaaaaatcaacatcagtgatggaaaagaaaagttaaagaatatatataaactaaaaccTGCGAGAACTGTACGTCCAATATATATACCATATGCATGATTCCAACTATATATCACATCGAAAGGTCGTGTACTTCCTAGTAGTATTATATAACCAAGCCATGCATGCTGAGTCTAGATCTAATTAAGGCCACAAAGGTCTTATTTTTGCTAATTCCACAACTCTGACCGCAAACATTTTCAAGCGGCCTTCCCGCCGTTGTACGTCCAAGCCCAAAGTTCATGGGGctgcttatatatatagaaacccAAACTTAATTAGAATATCGCGCGGCCCCAGGACCTCATCTGTGTTTTTCACAATTGGCACATTGACATGGCAAGCTTCGGCTTTCAATCTTTCTCAATTAAAGCCTCCTGATCAGTAGTTGGAATCTAGGAATTCTCAAATGGGATAAAGATTAACACGTCTATACGTTCATGCTTCAAGATACATGTTGCAGCTGGAGATGCAGCAGCCCATCTGTCTGGTTCACATGATGACAaaagaatatatagatcaataataaagagtaatgctCAAGAAAAAGTTTGCAATTCTTCAAATAGAACTTTTCTTTGAAGTACTTGATCTTTTGGGAAAATGCCTATAGGGAACCTCTTGTGTCACAAATTCAAAATCAGAAATCCATCATCGTTTGTTAAAATTATCTACAACTTTTGGTGCTTCTCACTCTGGGTCGTGTTGATCTCATGCTCAATTGTAAAGCATGTGAATTGTCTCCACCACAGCAAGGAATTGAATTGATGGAGATCATCAGTGGAGTACCGAACGCTCTTGAGTGATTGTTTATAAATGGAGAAACGATGGAGCTGTTGTGTAGAGTATGAAGAAAATATGGTTCCATCCTTCAGTCTCCCATATCTCGAAGCAGGTATAACGGCTGGCCTCCCGTATATTTAAGCAATACAAGAAGAGCAGACAACACTAATGAAATCGAcctttgtatatatatcataatgGACATCAGACCTCGAAATGGTGATCCTTACTCAGGCAGCAAGATTTGTCTTTCTTCAGGCTTCTGGTCCAATACTCACTCACTTCAATAACAAATTGAACTCTAGTCTTTACAGGAAGCACTTTAAGAAAAATAGTGCATATTTTCTGCATATGAGCCTGTAAATTTGATAATTTCTGACAATTATCCAAAACCTCCAAATATATATCCACATTACAGTGCTTCACAGACTCGGTATCCCAACTACAGGGTCGCCCATTCGGATCCATCTTCAATTACCCtaatcaattcaattcattCTGTCTTTCCTCTCTTAATTGCAGTCCTCGATTCGAATCATTTGAACCGAAGTAAACCAAAAATGCAAGCAAAATGAAAGTTTAGcaacaaaattaattatcataCAATAGAATTAGTATCTCAAATTGGCACACGATAACAAATTTGACCTTACATCAGTATGACAGTAACCAAAACCTTTTTCCCCTGACTCTCATAATTCCCCTCTGGCCACCACCCTCGAAGTACACTAAAACGATCCAACAGTCTTGAAAGACTCATGAACATGCTTCAACATGTCCAGGTCCTTTTTCCACTCTGGCGCAGGCGCATTAACGAAATGCGCATAAAGCTTATTATTTGCACAAGTTACCGAGATCAAACTGTGCGCACTCACCCCATCAATCTCGTACACATAATATACCTGGCCATTATCGTCCTTCTTCTCCTCGGAAATAACGCTGTTGGCGCTGGCTATCAGGTCCTGCAAATCCACGTCCGATAACGCCAAGTTGTTCAGCACCGCGTCCTTAGGCGCTAGCTGACGAAACCCAGAAAGGAACGTGAGGTACTCTCGCTCCGACCTCTTCTTCGGGTTGTAGAACTCGCTGTCGGTACCATTGGTTCCCTTCTCGACCTTTGAGACCAAGCGCTCCTTCCAACCTTCCGGCACGTCGTAGACATACTCAGCCGAATCTTTCTTGCTCGAGTTACCGCCGTAGCCTCCGTAGTTGGCTGCGCTGGCGGCTGTGCCATAATACAGGTTGTAGGTTGCGGCGGGGGAGTCAGCTAGTGAAGGAGGAGGGGTGCTAAGGAGTGTAGTGGCAAGGGCTGTGGCGGTGAGTGCGGTGGTTAAGGTGGTTAGGGGTGGTTTGGAGGGTGGGAGGGGAACCTGGGGCTTGTTTACATATGGTTTTGTGGTTGGGGCTGTGCTGGTGGCggcggaggaggaggaggagagggcaGAGGGGGAGAATATGGTGGCCATGGAATTGGATATGTAGGTGTGGTTCCGGTTTTGTTTTGTGTTATCTCAATTGAAGTTTTAAAAGATTTTCCTTATCCATTGTCGAAGAGATCATGTGCTGGGCTGCAAGCAGATTGATATTACTTGGCAATCGTGTGGGGGCAGGGAGCCTAGCTAGCCTACTACCTAGTCAATATTGGTTCAAAGAAATCCTATAAatacaaattcataaatttcGGTAATTTTATAGGATAgtttagatttactttacaattaaattaattgtataatataatatatcacataaGTTCATATTAATTTGTGGGGTTATAATGCTggaaagaatataaattattctGACCGTTAGTTAatcaataaaaactaaatattgatattataaaatatgcacACCATAGAACAAACcctgaaaatattaattaatggtaAAATtcgaatttttttatgaaacctACAAATCGGATTTaaataacttcaaaatttgaaataattttttttttaaatgtgaaaatctaaattattgtagGGCTGtgtaaagttttgaaatttccTACATCCGCTCTACATCCGcttcgactctgactccgattttttaaaaaaataaaaatccaactgtaaaacgacgtcgctTTACAgctggatttttttaaaaaaattaaatgacaccgttccacttaaaaaaattaatgtggaacggcgtcgtttcatcaCATTGGGGGGTCCAAAACGCAGGACCCCCTTCTCGAatcccttcttccttcttcggtctcccttctccctcctctctcgCGTCTCACGGACTCTGAACCAGTGATTCAGTGAAGCGTCTCGCGCCTCATGTCTCGGGTCTCTGTTACCGGTgtgccgccgttcctcgttACTCTTCcattcagcttccacctacgaTGAGAGTGAAGGGTTCCAAgccttaaatttaattcaaacaatttaattttctacagcacgtctcttatgaattggtattttgttgtgattcttgtgaattggttttataaatttgtaataaggaaatgtgtttgatgaattgtatgttgtgtttgtaagttgtgttgtatgcatgcaatatgtttgataaaatgtgcaAGATAATCAAGAGATATAAATGGGCTATTTGAATCAAGAAATGAGCTCTCTGttgttaacataaaatatataaggaGCTTTTCATTGGGTGTACGATTGTACGCAGATCAAACATCATGAAATTAAATCGCAGACACACCTATCTCTATTAATAGTGCTATGTCACGTAAtggattaaatttatttttacatataatttatttaacaaaataaattgatcaagtactattattattattttttttagtccaatagacggtcggagttccgacttccgatcggagtcggactctCATTCTGTttggagtcagagttggagcAGAAAATTTGCTCCGACTCCTCTCGAAAACGGCTACTCCGACtctgtcggagtcggagctcaaccctaaattattgtataaaaattaaatacataataaataataatcttaAATTCGACTAAAATCGAAATGAAAATTGATTCCAAGATTGAAACTAAATATTTACTAACAAGgtaaaaacaaaagtaaatagataatttgGAGGATAAAACAACTAATATTACTCCTGTTAATGTAGTGTTTCACGTACCTTTGGGTCAAGCTCCAACAACTTAAGTCTTTTATAATGAGCCTTGCACAGAAAAGAATATACTACGGCTTTGAGAGGACGGCCTTTAGGTTGGGAGCCTCCGATGTCAAAGTTAATAATTGTTCTTgaagtataataaataagtaagaaagtcTAGAAACTAGAGAGCGTTTCCTTCTACTTGAGATTagctatttatattataagtcTGAATAGCAGATCATGTCTGCTTTCATGAAATCTGAGTTTCCCgtactgttcattttgtcagaaCCTTTAAATACAACGTGTCTCTACAACGAcctcattaatgtggcatgacTCTATGACGACATCATTAATGTCCAACATTCTCCTCTTAATATGCCATTTTCTTGGTTCGTTCGTGTGTTTTTCTATCAGTAGATCAACAACTCTCTATATGTCATACATGTTGTGTAGGCGGACACTCGATAACTGGATACTACTCGATAGATCTCAAACCGACGAGTCCCATCTCCTGTTGCACAATCCCTCCTATAGGTCACGCACAGAGAATTCTCTTGTGGGCCAGGTTCGTGGCTTTTGGGTTGGGCTTGGTTGGGCCTTGAAgagaaaatccccttacaaccCCAATCCAAGAAAGATATTAAcattctctttttatatttgcataaaTTCACTTTTTAAAGTAGTTCAACGCAATTGAAGTGGAATCTGAACTTGAATACCCTATATAAGTATGGGTTTGTGAAGCCTAGACCCTAGCCTACCATAGTCAATATTGGCGATGTAATTTATAATCTAGTATTTTTCTAGATGAATGATATAGAGGTAaagaaatcttaaaattttttattttataaattaacgtgacttaatttactttaaaataaaaatagatttacaatATAATGAATTACGTTATGATATATCAggttataaatttacttttaatttacTATTTCGAGTATTTAAACATGCTACCAATAGTCATCTTAGAGCGCCAAACACCCTAAAGGTTCGTAGAAAGACGGTCGCATGGAGATCATGAttgcatttctattttcttAACGTGAAGGGGGTGGTGCTGCATGATGCATATTGTAGAGTACCAAGTAACAAGTCATGACTTGCTTCTGCTTTTTTCCATATATGTTTTGTCCATCAGGGCTTATTTTTGGGCCAATTGTTGATCATGTTATTTatgagaaaaaatctattcatcatcttaatttttatcatctttctatcattttatgatgtaaaattaaataataagttgacaagtgaaatgtaataaataattttcaatcacttaataccacatcataggataataaaaagatgataaaatttaagatgatgagtagcattactctatttatAAAGCGGTTGTTTCTACTTGACTCGACTGCATGGGTACGTAATCACTGGTCATTAAAATATTTGGTATTAGCAAAGATGATCAATATTGTCATTAA encodes:
- the LOC121239751 gene encoding thylakoid lumenal 19 kDa protein, chloroplastic, whose amino-acid sequence is MATIFSPSALSSSSSAATSTAPTTKPYVNKPQVPLPPSKPPLTTLTTALTATALATTLLSTPPPSLADSPAATYNLYYGTAASAANYGGYGGNSSKKDSAEYVYDVPEGWKERLVSKVEKGTNGTDSEFYNPKKRSEREYLTFLSGFRQLAPKDAVLNNLALSDVDLQDLIASANSVISEEKKDDNGQVYYVYEIDGVSAHSLISVTCANNKLYAHFVNAPAPEWKKDLDMLKHVHESFKTVGSF